From bacterium, one genomic window encodes:
- a CDS encoding hydantoinase/oxoprolinase family protein, translating into MTGLRLGIETGGTFTDWVLSRGDHIEATGKVMSTPAEPERAVLAAVSECGVPPSEIAALIHGSTVVTNAVLEHKGARTCLVTTKGFRDVLLIQRQAKTRLFDLFYRQPEPLVSRDHIIEADERMGPDGATRRPLQDFSFVEHVRRLVREERIQSVAICFLHSYANPSHEIAAEDTLTAALPGVAVTRSSDVLPQFREYERTSTCVISAYAKPVVDRYLSRLENRLRARDFRGPVTIVQANGGTIPAHAIRRHAAKMILSGPAAGVVGATTTALEAGFPNTITFDMGGTSTDVCLVTDGRPGVTREYKIAGLPLNVPMIDITTVGAGGGSIADVDRGGILKVGPESAGADPGPAAYGRGGTALTVTDANVLIGRIRPEAFFGGRLRLDAAAAEAALDALSDRVGLPRRETLDGVLRLVNVTMAQAVRLVSIERGHDPRDYTIVAYGGSGPLHAAAVASDLGISRVLVPVNPGLISAYGLLLAETRQDFSITRVMLAARVTDEGVAALFADLEARARREFQAYERPWAEVTCRPEMDMRYAGQAYEISVPCDGMPVAAAVEAFHEAHRVRYGHAVRDQDVEVVGYRLIAVAPSPLRAIRPAPGRRGAAAPRAEGYHPRHEIDAGDRLRGPCVIEEPTATTYVPDGWSAHADRLSNLILEAGE; encoded by the coding sequence ATGACCGGACTCCGGCTCGGCATTGAAACCGGCGGCACGTTCACCGACTGGGTGCTGTCACGGGGCGACCACATCGAGGCGACCGGCAAGGTCATGTCGACGCCGGCCGAGCCGGAGCGGGCGGTACTGGCCGCGGTGTCCGAGTGCGGCGTGCCGCCGTCCGAGATCGCCGCGCTGATCCACGGCTCGACCGTCGTGACGAACGCGGTGCTCGAGCACAAGGGCGCCCGTACGTGCCTCGTCACTACGAAGGGCTTCCGCGACGTGCTGCTGATCCAGCGGCAGGCCAAGACGCGCCTGTTTGACCTGTTCTACCGTCAGCCGGAGCCGCTCGTCTCCCGCGACCACATCATCGAAGCGGACGAGCGCATGGGCCCCGACGGCGCGACGCGCCGGCCGCTGCAGGACTTTTCGTTCGTGGAGCACGTGCGACGCCTGGTCCGCGAGGAACGGATCCAGTCGGTCGCGATCTGCTTTCTGCACTCGTACGCCAACCCCTCGCACGAGATCGCCGCCGAAGACACGCTCACCGCGGCGCTGCCAGGCGTGGCGGTCACCCGGTCCTCCGACGTCCTGCCGCAGTTCCGGGAGTACGAACGCACCAGCACGTGCGTCATCAGCGCCTACGCGAAACCCGTCGTAGACCGCTACCTCTCCCGCCTCGAGAACCGGCTGCGGGCACGGGACTTCCGCGGGCCGGTCACCATCGTGCAGGCGAACGGCGGCACGATTCCGGCGCACGCGATCCGGCGCCACGCCGCGAAAATGATTCTCTCCGGTCCCGCGGCCGGCGTCGTCGGCGCCACCACGACCGCGCTCGAAGCCGGCTTTCCCAACACGATCACTTTTGATATGGGCGGCACGAGCACCGATGTGTGCCTCGTGACGGACGGTCGGCCGGGCGTCACGCGCGAGTACAAGATCGCCGGGCTGCCGCTCAACGTCCCGATGATCGACATCACGACGGTGGGCGCCGGCGGCGGCAGCATCGCCGACGTGGACCGCGGCGGCATTTTGAAGGTCGGCCCCGAGAGCGCCGGCGCGGATCCCGGTCCGGCGGCCTACGGCAGAGGCGGCACCGCCCTCACCGTCACGGACGCGAACGTCCTGATCGGGCGCATCCGCCCCGAGGCGTTCTTCGGCGGGCGGCTGCGGCTCGACGCCGCGGCCGCCGAAGCGGCGCTCGACGCGCTCTCCGACCGCGTGGGTCTGCCGCGCCGCGAGACGCTCGATGGCGTGCTGAGATTGGTCAACGTGACGATGGCGCAGGCGGTGCGCCTGGTCTCCATCGAGCGTGGCCACGATCCACGCGACTACACGATCGTGGCGTACGGCGGCTCCGGGCCGCTGCACGCGGCGGCGGTGGCGTCCGACCTCGGCATCTCGCGCGTGCTGGTGCCGGTCAACCCCGGCCTCATCTCCGCGTACGGCCTGCTGCTCGCCGAGACGCGCCAGGACTTCTCGATCACGCGCGTCATGCTGGCGGCGCGCGTCACCGACGAGGGCGTCGCGGCGCTGTTCGCCGACCTCGAGGCCCGGGCGCGCCGGGAGTTCCAGGCCTACGAGCGTCCGTGGGCCGAGGTGACGTGTCGGCCCGAAATGGACATGCGCTACGCCGGCCAAGCCTACGAAATCAGCGTGCCGTGCGACGGGATGCCGGTGGCGGCGGCAGTCGAGGCGTTCCACGAAGCGCACCGAGTCCGCTACGGGCACGCGGTCCGTGACCAGGACGTCGAAGTGGTCGGCTACCGGCTGATCGCCGTGGCGCCCTCGCCGCTGCGCGCGATCCGTCCCGCGCCCGGCCGCCGGGGCGCCGCGGCGCCGCGGGCCGAGGGATACCATCCCCGACACGAGATCGACGCCGGCGACCGTCTCCGCGGGCCGTGCGTGATCGAAGAGCCCACCGCCACGACATACGTCCCCGACGGCTGGTCGGCTCACGCCGACCGGCTCAGCAACCTCATCCTGGAGGCCGGCGAATGA
- a CDS encoding ABC transporter permease: MGAVSASDAPRPPQGGTAHPRPAKRRRRLLPRQLTGSPLALLALGIVSAWIVVAVLAPQLAPYGPLSQSITARLDPPSPAHWLGTDPLGRDIFSRILYGARLSIPVGMIAVALATVIGTIVGGSAGFLGGTADEGLMRATDLMLSFPTVILALVITAALGAGIRNAVIAIMVAWWPSYARLVRGLVLAVRDREYVVAARALGGSRLRVFLRHVLPGTISPVIILGTLDIGYAILTFASLSFLGLGPPPQIPEWGSMIASGRNYLDQWWIGAFPGLAILTLVLAFNVLGDGLRDLLDPRFRSR, from the coding sequence ATGGGCGCCGTCTCCGCGTCCGACGCCCCACGGCCCCCGCAGGGGGGGACCGCCCACCCTCGACCGGCCAAACGGCGCCGGCGCCTGCTGCCACGGCAGCTCACGGGTTCCCCGCTTGCGCTGCTGGCGCTTGGGATCGTCTCCGCCTGGATCGTGGTGGCGGTGCTGGCACCCCAGCTCGCGCCGTACGGGCCGCTGTCCCAGTCCATCACCGCGCGCCTCGATCCGCCGAGTCCCGCGCACTGGCTCGGCACGGATCCGCTCGGCCGGGACATCTTCAGCCGAATCCTCTACGGCGCGCGCCTCTCCATTCCGGTCGGGATGATCGCGGTCGCGCTGGCCACCGTCATCGGCACGATCGTCGGCGGCAGCGCGGGCTTCCTCGGCGGCACGGCCGACGAGGGGCTCATGCGCGCCACGGACCTCATGCTGTCGTTTCCGACGGTCATCCTCGCGCTGGTCATCACCGCGGCGCTGGGAGCGGGGATTCGCAACGCCGTGATCGCCATCATGGTCGCCTGGTGGCCCTCGTACGCCCGTCTCGTCCGCGGCCTCGTGCTGGCCGTGCGAGACCGCGAGTACGTCGTCGCGGCACGGGCCCTCGGCGGTTCGCGCCTGCGGGTCTTCCTGCGGCACGTGCTGCCCGGCACGATCTCGCCCGTCATCATCCTGGGCACGCTAGACATCGGCTACGCGATCCTGACCTTCGCGTCGCTGAGCTTCCTCGGGCTCGGGCCCCCACCCCAGATCCCCGAATGGGGATCGATGATCGCCTCCGGCCGAAACTACCTCGACCAGTGGTGGATCGGGGCGTTCCCCGGGCTCGCCATCTTGACGCTGGTGCTCGCGTTCAACGTGCTGGGCGACGGGCTCCGCGATCTGCTCGATCCGCGGTTCCGCTCACGGTAG
- a CDS encoding ABC transporter permease encodes MTLYRYIVRRLLLLLPMLVGITLLSFILSHAIPADPIATNLGDRAAADPTIVAAFKHHWGLDQPLYKQYLIYLWNLIHGDMGESISTHQPVLLDLRQHLPATIEISVAAMCLSLLAGIPLGMLAAVYREQPIDQAARVTALIGVSTPVFWLGLVAIVVFYDWLGWAPAPVRLSADVTPPPFITGFLLVDSVVSHRWDAALDWLGHLILPAVVLSAYSLGIVTRMMRGSMLEVLEEEYVRTARAKGVTRLKVVVRHAARNAVIPIITIVGLSFGGLLSGAVVTETVFSWPGLGLYAFSSATSLDFPAIMGTGIVIASVYVIVNLVVDVAYAFFDPRIRVG; translated from the coding sequence ATGACGCTCTATCGCTACATCGTCCGGCGCCTGCTGCTGCTGCTCCCGATGCTCGTCGGGATCACGCTGCTGAGCTTCATTTTGTCGCACGCCATACCGGCGGATCCCATCGCGACCAACCTCGGCGATCGGGCGGCGGCGGACCCCACCATCGTGGCGGCCTTCAAGCACCACTGGGGTCTGGACCAGCCCCTCTACAAGCAGTACCTGATCTACCTCTGGAACCTGATCCACGGCGACATGGGAGAATCGATCTCGACGCACCAGCCTGTCCTTCTTGACCTGCGGCAGCACCTCCCCGCGACCATCGAAATCTCAGTCGCGGCGATGTGCCTGAGCCTCCTCGCAGGCATCCCGCTCGGGATGCTGGCAGCGGTGTACCGCGAACAGCCGATCGACCAGGCGGCCCGCGTGACGGCGCTCATCGGCGTGTCGACGCCGGTGTTTTGGCTCGGCCTCGTCGCGATTGTGGTCTTTTACGACTGGCTGGGGTGGGCGCCGGCACCCGTGAGGCTCAGCGCCGACGTGACGCCGCCGCCGTTTATCACGGGCTTCCTGCTGGTCGACTCGGTCGTGAGTCACCGCTGGGACGCGGCCCTCGATTGGCTGGGGCACCTGATCCTGCCGGCCGTCGTCCTGTCGGCCTACAGTCTTGGGATTGTGACCCGCATGATGCGGGGCAGCATGCTGGAGGTGCTGGAGGAAGAATACGTCAGGACGGCGCGGGCGAAGGGGGTGACCCGATTGAAGGTGGTCGTGCGCCACGCGGCGCGCAACGCGGTCATCCCGATCATCACCATCGTCGGGCTCAGCTTCGGCGGGCTGCTCTCCGGCGCCGTCGTGACCGAGACGGTGTTTAGCTGGCCGGGCCTCGGCCTCTACGCCTTCAGCAGCGCCACCTCGCTGGACTTCCCCGCCATCATGGGGACCGGCATCGTGATCGCGTCGGTGTATGTGATCGTCAATCTGGTCGTCGACGTGGCGTACGCTTTCTTCGACCCGCGCATCCGGGTGGGATGA